The stretch of DNA GTGTTTCCCGCATGTTTGCCTTTTCTTCTGACCATACCTTGGGCATGTTTCGGGAATTTGGTTTCCACATTGTCAGAAAAGTGGGTAAAAACGGAGACTTTGAATATCCCTCTGCACAATATATTTCCAGGATACTCCTAATCAACACACAAACCTTGAGCAGGGCTCTTCCGTATAACAGAGAGGTTATGCTGTCGCTAAGGAAAAATCCCCAACAAAGAAGAAAGGAGAGAGGCCCTAAAGGCGAATTGGAAATTGAATACAATCTGCTCTTCTCCTGACATCGGGTGGTTTCCTTTGGCCATAGTATGAAGTTGTGCAATGAAGTCTTTCGTATTTACTTTTTTTATTTTTCTTTTTTCATCCTGCCTGCGGGGAGAGGAGATACCTCCTTTTATTTATGACAAGGGACTTGAGAAGCTACCCGGGAAATATCTCGGTATTCTGGAAGATACTACGGGCAAGCTTACCGCCATTGAAGTAATCAGAGAAGGGAAGTTTACTCCTGCATCGCAGGACTTGCCTAATCTGATGATCAGCAAATCAGTGTTTTGGGTCAAATTTCAAATAACGAATCGCTCAGACAACCCGAAAGTACTGTTCATGTATGATTATCCTATCACGGATAAAGCCAATCTGTATGCTGTTTTACCGGATGGATCGGTTTCTGTACAACTATCCGGTGAAAAGGTTGCAATTAACAAAAGAAAATATAAACAAGCTGAATTTATATATGATTTAAACATACCGATAAATGAAACCCGTACTTTCCTTCTGGAGGTGGCTAACAGGCAGCAGATAATCTTGCCCCTGTATGTTGGTCCTACGGAACTGATTTTTGATGCCGTTCTGAAAAATACCTCTATAGTGGGCTTGTATGCGGGCATAATTGTCGTAATGTTTTTCTATAACCTGTTTCTGTATGGTGCTCTTAAGGAAAAAAATTACATCTGCTACGCTGCCTTCGTTCTGTTGTCCGGATTAACTCATGTCAGTCATCATGGATACACTTATAAAATGTTATGGCCTTCTCTGCCTTGGGCAGCAGAGCTAAGTGTAGCTCTGTCTCCGGCACTGGTGGGTATGGCAGGCATCCTTTTTGTCAGAAATTTTTTGAATATAAAGCAGAATCTGCCTCGTTTCACGCCTGTGTATAACATTACTTCAGTCGGTTATATTGCTTGTATGTTGTTGTATATGACGGGTAGTTATCAATTGAGCTACAAGCTCACTCAATCCACGGCATTACTATTTATGTTGGTTATTATTATTTCTGCAGCACGTGTCGCTTATCAGGGATACCATCCGGCACGCTATTTCTTTGCGGCATTTGTTTTTCTTATTGTTGGAATTGTTCTTTATATACTAAAAGACTTTGGACTTTTGCCTTACACAAAATTTACGGTGTATGGCCTGGAAGCCGGATCATTTTTTTCTATTGTGATGTTGTCCTTTGCGCTTGCAGACAAAATCAACCTGATGAGGAGAGAAAAAGAAATATCTCAGGCTCGTGCTATGGAGGCATTGCAGGAAAACGAACGCATAGTAAGAGAGCAAAACATTATGCTTGAAGCAAAAGTGGCGGAGCGAACAACAGAATTGCAAAAAGCCAACCGGGAACTCCAGGCTGCTATTGAAGACCTTAAAGAAGCTCAGGCACAACTGGTAGAGGCTGAAAAGATGGCCTCTCTTGGTCAGCTCACGGCCGGCATAGCCCATGAGATTAATAACCCGATAAATTTCGTGGTTGCCAACATTAAACCCCTTAAAAGGGATGTTGACGACATGCTGGAAATATTGAACAAATACAGCCAAATAAAAGATGTTGATCAGATTAGAGAAAAACTGGATGAAGCAGAACGTTTGCGGCAGGAGCTGGACCTGGACTACATCGTAGAGGAAGTTAAACTCTTGCTGAAAGGCATGGAAGAAGGAGCTAATCGTACTGCTGAAATTGTAAAAGGGTTGCGGACATTCTCCCGCCTGGATGAGGGCGACCTCAAAATGGCAGATATTAATGACGGTCTGGAATCTACTTTGCTATTGCTGAGCGGCTCCCTGGGCAACATCCGGGTAGAGAAAAAACTTGCTGCTCTGGGCCCGGTTGAATGCTATGCCGGCAAGCTCAATCAGGTATTTATGAATATCCTGCGCAATGCTACGCAGGCTTTTAAAGAAAAGCAGTTCAAAGAAGGGGAAACTCCGGTCATCACCGTGGAAACCGAAGACCTTGGGGATGAGGTCATCATCCGCATAGGGGATAACGGTATAGGCATTCCTGAAAACATTAAAAACCGGATTTTTGAACCCTTTTTTACCACCAAAGAGGTAGGCGAAGGCACCGGCTTAGGGTTATCCATTGCCTATAATATCATAGAAAAACATCATGGCGTTATTGAAGTAGATTCGCAGGAAGGCGTGGGAACGCAATTCTCAATAATTATTCCCAAGCTGCAGACTGTTGCCGAGGAAACAACCCCGGATAAAGAATACACGATGCGTGAACAAAGACGCAACAGGCTCTTAAAAAAGAAAAGCCAACTTAAAACAAGGTGATTATGGAAAACATTGCCTGGCCAACTAAACCTAAAATATTATACCTGGATGATGAGCCCAATAACCTGATAACATTCAAGGCGGCTTTCAGGCGTGAATATGATATTCAGACGGCCACGTCTGCAGAGGAGGCTTTGAGCCTCATGGACCAACACTTATTTGAAGTAGTCATCAGTGATCAACGCATGCCCGGCATGACGGGAGTAGAATTTTTTAAAGCCCTCTTTGAAAAATATCCGCTTCCGGTGCGCATACTGCTTACCGGTTATGCAGACATTGAATCGGTAATTAAAGCAATTAATGAAGGCCATGTGTACCGGTATATTACTAAGCCATGGAATGAGGCTGACCTCAGGCTGGCCATTAACAATGCTTTGCAGCTTTATCATGCCCAAAATGAAATAAAACGCAGAAACATAGAACTACAAAAAGCATATGAAGAACTGGAAAAGTTCGTATATTACGCTTCTCATGATATGAGAGCTCCGCTGGCTTCTGTTCTGGGGATTGTTAAGCTGGCTAAAATGGAAAGCAGTTCCTCCGGACAATATCTGGATATGATTGAGATGACCGTGAAAAAACTGGATGTGCTTTTACAAAATATAATCAGCTACTATCGTAATGCCAAATCCGACAATGCGGTTGAGGAAATTAACCTGGAGAAATTTTTACAGGAGTCGGTTGAACGCCATGCTTATCTGGATGATGCACAGCACATCCGGTTTACTATTGATGTGAAGCAGGAAAAACCTTTGAACACTGACCCCGTGCGGCTGGGCATTGTGCTAAACAATCTGATTTCCAATGCTATTCGATATCAGCGCGAAGATGCCCGGGATAAAATGGTACGCCTGAGCGCTCATGTGCAAAACGGTCATGCCATTATAGAAGTAGAAGACAATGGAATAGGTATAAACCCTGAGCTTCAGGATAAAATCTTTACCATGTTTTACCGCTCAGCGCAAAAAAAGTCAGGATCAGGGATTGGACTATATATTGTTCAGGATGCGGTTAAAAAATTAAATGGGAAAGTTGAAGTGACAAGCAGGCCCGGTGAGGGGTCCAAGTTTACCATAATCATACCCAATCAGAATGGAACCAGCTAATACACCTTTGGTCATGCTGGTGGATGACAACGAAATTGACCTCTTTTTAGCAAAAAAATTTCTGCGTGTTGCAGGTATTACGGAAAAAATTGTAACTTTTCAAACAGCTGCGGAAGCACTGGATTACCTGGAAAAGCATGCTGGCAGCATCACCGATCTGCCTGACCTCATTTTACTGGATATTCAAATGCCGGTTATGAACGGATTCCAATTTCTGGAGCGTTTTGCCACACTTCAGAACTACCTCAGTAAAACTCCGCACATCATTATGCTTTCCTCTACTGTAGACCCCATTGATGAAGAGCGCGCCCGCTTGAATCCTCTGGTAGCAGACATGCTCAAAAAGCCGCTCAACCCTGATGAGCTGAAGGCAACTATAGCCAAACTATAAAAGCCTCATCCTTTTGTGTAAAAACAACCGGTCCCTGAGACAGACCAGAGTAAAAATGTGCCCGGAAAGGGAATCGAACCCCCACGGTGTTGCCACCACTGGATTTTGAGTCCAGCGCGTCTACCAGTTCCGCCATCCGGGCAATGTATGTTGCAGCAGGCTTTATCAGCACCTATTGTCGGGGTGCACTTTCAGAGGCCTGTGTATTCTGAGCGGGAAACGGGACTCGAACCCGCGACCCTCAGCTTGGGAAGCTGATGCTCTACCAACTGAGCTACTCCCGCCTGAGAAAATTGCCAGTAAGCCAAAGTAACAAAAATAAATGCTTGTATAAAAAATAAAGACCGCATGCCTGAATTGAGCACATACATCTTAAAACAACTTGTCAGGCACCGAGCCGAAGACGGGATTTGAACCCGTGGCCTACGGTTTACGAAACCGTTGCTCTACCGCTGAGCTACTTCGGCTGAAAACCAAGGGACGAAAAATAGCAACTTCTGCCATATTCTTCCAAACCATTCAGCTATAAAGGGGCAGCTCAATAAAAAATGTTGTCCCTTTTCCGGCCTCTGATTCAAACCATATTCTGCCGCCAGCCGCTTCAATAATTTCCTTTGTTATGGCCAATCCAAGTCCGGTGCCTCCGCTTTTGGTAGTGAAATTGGGGATAAAAACTTTTTCTGCCTGTTCCGGAGTGATGCCGATGCCATTATCCTGAATCGTTACGGTCACCTTTCCGTTGGCTTGCTGCAGGCTTATAATTATTTGGCCAGCCCGTTCAGGCGGTATGGCCTGAATAGCATTTTTAATCAGATTGTTAAACACGCTCAGCATCTGATTGC from Chitinophagales bacterium encodes:
- a CDS encoding hybrid sensor histidine kinase/response regulator — encoded protein: MENIAWPTKPKILYLDDEPNNLITFKAAFRREYDIQTATSAEEALSLMDQHLFEVVISDQRMPGMTGVEFFKALFEKYPLPVRILLTGYADIESVIKAINEGHVYRYITKPWNEADLRLAINNALQLYHAQNEIKRRNIELQKAYEELEKFVYYASHDMRAPLASVLGIVKLAKMESSSSGQYLDMIEMTVKKLDVLLQNIISYYRNAKSDNAVEEINLEKFLQESVERHAYLDDAQHIRFTIDVKQEKPLNTDPVRLGIVLNNLISNAIRYQREDARDKMVRLSAHVQNGHAIIEVEDNGIGINPELQDKIFTMFYRSAQKKSGSGIGLYIVQDAVKKLNGKVEVTSRPGEGSKFTIIIPNQNGTS